From the genome of Ptychodera flava strain L36383 chromosome 20, AS_Pfla_20210202, whole genome shotgun sequence, one region includes:
- the LOC139120673 gene encoding uro-adherence factor A-like, with amino-acid sequence MATDTQNGAVINGGAARPYNKSTLLGHIGNDIIEALKPLNVPSPVGGDWKKLAGKFDYSVEDVAQLELTSNPLENLYRDLMSKGCTLGDLVDQLQNLDRQDVLNNVERVTGYVVPKPVTGSGDSGAQGDSNNAINEEDLPVPTFPDESQEQGVNQEVDNHQESSAAFGISATEVPPQEYVRLDAESTKNGDEESSAAIGISEAEIPSQPYIRSEFDVTKSGDDKEENQDGIESISHSVSESDTQPIESLKSASNGKEEVELESEVHPAEETAKQLEESQSQAEPDQPEDSLTLPVEESITNEEELSNMNQEFDIPPIEEANRDETQTSSEVMENPSDVVDEDQDIVILPPEKIVAEVYIDERNQQDDQQMLTRGNKQSEPESALPKEDEEVNPSEAETDEKGDGKRVENDEEDEKTEVSLNDLAGEVSNAENMRSDIIGEQNPEPELNVTVEDEEKEDNIDPIESEGPETLGEVTNEGTVEEVSSEQSLQAEGPGNEETIADSETKPELSEVQDSEKTEESIEAESSGIFSSQSMVYALGIIAVVTLLATCMYGVRRIVKK; translated from the exons ATGGCTACAGACACCCAAAATGGTGCAGTGATCAATGGAGGTGCCGCTAGGCCCTACAACAAGTCAACCTTGCTAGGACACATTGGAAATGATATCATAGAGGCACTAAAACCACTAAATGTACCTAGCCCAGTAGGTGGAGATTGGAAGAAGCTTGCTGGTAAATTTG ACTACTCAGTAGAAGACGTAGCCCAGCTTGAGTTGACCAGTAATCCTCTTGAAAATCTGTATCGTGATCTCATGTCAAAGGGATGTACTCTTGGAGACTTGGTTGACCAGTTACAAAACTTGGATAGACAAGATGTGCTAAATAATGTTGAACGGGTAACAGGGTACGTTGTCCCAAAACCTGTGACAGGCAGTGGAGACAGTGGTGCCCAGGGTGACAGCAATAATGCTATCAATGAAGAG GATTTGCCAGTCCCCACTTTCCCTGATGAAAGCCAGGAGCAAGGCGTTAACCAAGAAGTTGACAACCATCAAGAGTCGTCAGCAGCCTTTGGAATCAGTGCAACTGAAGTCCCTCCACAGGAATATGTACGACTGGATGCTGAATCCACCAAAAATGGAGATGAAGAGTCATCAGCGGCAATTGGAATCAGTGAAGCAGAAATCCCCTCACAGCCTTACATAAGATCAGAATTTGACGTAACCAAAAGCGGAGATGACAAGGAAGAAAACCAAGACGGTATTGAGTCAATATCTCACTCTGTTAGTGAATCAGACACACAGCCTATAGAAAGTCTGAAGTCAGCGAGCAATGGGAAGGAAGAAGTTGAACTTGAATCTGAAGTTCACCCCGCAGAGGAGACAGCAAAGCAGTTGGAGGAATCACAAAGTCAAGCAGAGCCAGATCAGCCAGAGGACTCTCTGACGCTCCCTGTGGAGGAAAGCATCACAAATGAGGAGGAACTATCAAACATGAACCAGGAATTTGATATTCCGCCGATTGAGGAAGCAAACAGAGATGAGACCCAGACATCCTCTGAAGTGATGGAAAATCCCAGTGATGTGGTGGATGAAGACCAAGATATAGTCATCCTTCCTCCAGAGAAGATTGTGGCTGAAGTGTACATCGATGAAAGAAACCAACAAGATGACCAGCAGATGCTGACCAGGGGAAATAAACAGAGTGAACCAGAAAGTGCTCTCCCCAAGGAAGATGAGGAAGTGAATCCATCAGAAGCTGAGACTGATGAGAAAGGAGATGGAAAGAGAGTGGAAaatgatgaagaagatgagAAGACGGAAGTTTCTCTTAATGATTTGGCAGGTGAAGTCTCAAATGCAGAAAACATGCGTTCTGATATCATAGGTGAACAAAACCCAGAGCCAGAATTGAATGTGACTGTAGAGGATGAAGAAAAGGAGGACAACATAGACCCGATTGAAAGCGAGGGTCCAGAGACACTGGGTGAGGTCACAAATGAAGGCACAGTTGAGGAAGTATCTTCAGAGCAAAGCTTGCAAGCTGAAGGTCCAGGAAATGAAGAGACCATCGCAGATAGTGAAACAAAACCTGAATTATCTGAAGTCCAAGATAGTGAAAAAACAGAAGAAAGCATAGAGGCAGAATCTTCTGGAATATTCTCCTCCCAGTCCATGGTTTATGCACTAGGTATCATAGCTGTTGTTACTTTGTTAGCAACATGTATGTATGGAGTACGAAGAATTGTCAAAAAATGA